The Herminiimonas arsenitoxidans genome window below encodes:
- a CDS encoding TerC family protein, protein MELLGSPAFWAALGNIILINIVLSGDNAVVIALAAKSLPPKQKKMAVLYGSAAAIILRIVLTIFALQLLTLPYLKLIGAVLLFYIGVQLLSEDGGEENIEGHSNLWGAIKTILIADLVMSLDNVLGVAAAANGNVTLLVIGLAISVPLIVFGSTLVLKLMEKFPVIITLGAALLGYLAGEMLFSDAAVTPWIEANIPHHEIALFGSAHLSIPGLVLAIGVVIVGNYLSKRHHKEATA, encoded by the coding sequence ATGGAATTACTAGGATCTCCAGCATTTTGGGCAGCACTCGGCAACATCATCTTGATCAACATCGTGTTGTCCGGCGATAACGCCGTTGTCATCGCCTTGGCAGCCAAGTCCCTGCCACCAAAACAAAAGAAAATGGCCGTTCTTTACGGTAGTGCAGCGGCGATTATCCTGCGTATCGTTTTGACCATTTTTGCTCTGCAATTACTGACGCTGCCGTACTTGAAGTTAATCGGCGCAGTTCTGCTGTTCTACATCGGCGTGCAATTGCTGTCCGAAGATGGCGGCGAAGAGAATATTGAAGGCCACTCCAACCTGTGGGGCGCCATCAAAACCATTCTGATCGCCGATTTGGTCATGAGTCTCGATAACGTGCTCGGCGTTGCCGCTGCAGCCAACGGCAATGTCACCTTGCTCGTCATCGGTCTGGCTATCAGCGTACCGTTGATCGTATTCGGTAGCACACTAGTGTTGAAGTTGATGGAAAAATTCCCAGTCATCATCACGCTGGGTGCGGCATTGCTGGGCTATCTGGCTGGCGAAATGTTGTTCTCCGATGCAGCGGTTACGCCGTGGATCGAAGCCAATATCCCGCACCACGAAATCGCCTTGTTCGGCAGCGCTCACTTGAGCATTCCAGGCTTGGTACTTGCAATTGGCGTTGTCATCGTAGGTAACTACTTGAGTAAGCGTCACCACAAGGAAGCAACAGCGTGA
- a CDS encoding sensor histidine kinase, with protein MKRPSTIRRRIVVAYLFFALAVCTFVGVIASVAIVGIEDLLVDEHLRSIAAWASPRHAAGMPVEMPSDVNFYHGPDIPPELRDLPQGVVKKTFDGQTVHLLVGQDAEGTYVVLDRASEYKNIEHVIYAMLGAGFLGFVALSLFLGTFIARGFVDPIIKLAAAVMDKKSKAELPLLNNQDELGILARSFAAHTAELKQFLARERFFTGDVSHELRTPLTIIIGASELLVEQTATQPALHAPAQRILRAAKEATNCVGVLLLLARRPDTIDRPLTSISEVIRSEIERGQPLVRDRPISLHFQEGKDFSVFGRKELLSSAIGNLIRNACEYTDEGSVVVSIQDHSVLVEDTGPGVPDIIRARLKNDPSQPALIGSAGSGLGLALAIRICEYLGAKLEHDDRPQGGSIFRIHFQSVLTEN; from the coding sequence ATGAAACGCCCTAGTACGATACGGCGGCGCATAGTCGTCGCCTATCTTTTTTTCGCACTGGCAGTTTGTACATTCGTTGGCGTTATTGCCTCTGTTGCCATAGTCGGCATAGAGGATTTACTGGTTGACGAACATCTGCGCAGCATCGCGGCATGGGCATCACCGCGACATGCGGCCGGCATGCCGGTAGAAATGCCGTCTGACGTCAACTTCTATCACGGCCCCGATATCCCACCAGAACTGCGCGATCTGCCACAAGGCGTCGTAAAGAAAACCTTCGACGGCCAGACCGTGCATTTGCTGGTCGGCCAGGATGCAGAAGGCACTTACGTCGTGCTTGATCGCGCCAGCGAATACAAAAACATCGAGCACGTGATTTACGCCATGCTCGGCGCCGGCTTTCTCGGCTTTGTCGCCCTGTCCCTCTTTCTCGGCACCTTTATCGCGCGCGGCTTTGTTGATCCCATCATCAAGCTGGCAGCAGCGGTCATGGATAAAAAGAGCAAGGCAGAATTGCCATTACTCAACAATCAGGATGAATTAGGCATATTGGCGCGCTCGTTCGCTGCGCATACTGCCGAACTCAAGCAATTTCTGGCACGTGAGCGCTTCTTCACTGGCGACGTCAGCCATGAACTGCGCACACCCTTGACGATTATCATCGGCGCGTCCGAGCTGCTGGTGGAACAAACTGCCACACAACCGGCGCTACACGCACCCGCCCAACGCATATTGCGCGCTGCCAAAGAGGCAACCAATTGCGTCGGTGTGCTCTTGCTGCTGGCACGACGCCCGGACACCATAGACCGACCGTTAACCTCCATTTCCGAAGTAATCCGATCAGAGATAGAGCGTGGCCAGCCCTTGGTAAGGGATCGGCCTATCAGCCTGCACTTCCAGGAAGGCAAGGATTTCTCGGTATTTGGACGCAAGGAGTTACTGTCGTCGGCCATCGGCAACCTGATCCGCAATGCCTGCGAATATACCGATGAAGGCTCAGTCGTCGTCTCCATCCAGGACCACAGTGTGCTGGTGGAGGACACCGGCCCCGGCGTTCCGGACATTATCCGCGCACGCCTCAAGAACGACCCCTCACAACCGGCACTGATAGGCTCAGCCGGCTCCGGTCTCGGCCTGGCTTTGGCCATACGTATCTGCGAATACTTGGGCGCCAAGCTCGAGCACGACGACAGGCCGCAAGGGGGTAGTATTTTCCGCATCCACTTCCAATCAGTTTTAACGGAAAACTAA
- a CDS encoding response regulator transcription factor, translated as MRILIIEDNADIVANLYAFLEPRGYVLDSAANGYAGFALAAQHDYDAVILDIKLPGIDGLTLCRKMRDELQKDTPVLMLTARDTLDDKVAGFDSGADDYLVKPFSLLEVEVRLKALVRRARGKNQGTNFLSVGNLVFDTSTYQVKRDGIPISLTKTGFKILTCLMKEAPKVVSRETLELEVWGDHPPDSDALRTHIHALRHALDKAHPFAMLKTVQGIGYRLVEADETP; from the coding sequence ATGCGCATTCTGATCATTGAAGACAATGCCGATATCGTCGCGAATCTGTATGCATTTCTTGAGCCGCGCGGCTATGTACTCGACTCCGCCGCAAACGGATATGCAGGCTTCGCACTCGCAGCACAGCATGACTACGATGCCGTCATACTCGACATCAAATTGCCCGGTATCGACGGCCTGACCTTATGCCGCAAAATGCGCGACGAATTGCAAAAAGACACGCCGGTGTTGATGCTGACCGCGCGCGATACGCTGGACGATAAAGTTGCCGGCTTTGACAGCGGCGCAGACGATTATCTGGTCAAGCCATTCTCGCTGCTGGAAGTGGAAGTACGCCTGAAAGCATTGGTGCGTCGCGCCCGCGGCAAGAACCAGGGCACGAACTTCCTGAGCGTCGGCAATCTGGTATTCGACACCTCGACCTACCAAGTCAAACGCGATGGCATTCCTATCTCGCTGACCAAAACCGGATTCAAGATCCTGACCTGCTTGATGAAAGAAGCTCCTAAAGTCGTCTCGCGGGAAACGCTGGAACTGGAAGTATGGGGAGATCATCCGCCTGATAGCGATGCGCTGCGCACCCACATCCATGCGTTGCGACATGCACTGGATAAAGCACACCCGTTCGCCATGCTGAAGACGGTGCAAGGTATCGGCTATCGTCTGGTAGAAGCGGATGAAACGCCCTAG